One window of Chamaesiphon minutus PCC 6605 genomic DNA carries:
- a CDS encoding DUF932 domain-containing protein: protein MLRQCPDLLAQNINHWLSRSEDTSLIRTLRGQMRAVLSNRYRIVDHHDILAMVVTELQEMGDGMTIASCQVTDARMYIKVVNTNIEDAISLNDPVQAGFILSNSEVGLGSISIEPFILRLACLNGLILKDRRQRKNHVGRVSENNDLYAIDTLQAIDDAFKLQLRDLVRNAISITTFREAVEDLQVAKTGIITGKPAKAVELTAKAIGLNQSESEFVLSHLLRSGDLSKFGMLNAVTRSAEDVESYDRATEIERLGSDVLYLPSTTWREVATAN from the coding sequence ATGCTGCGGCAATGTCCCGATCTGTTAGCCCAAAACATCAATCACTGGTTGAGTCGATCTGAGGATACCAGCTTGATTCGCACACTTCGGGGACAAATGCGGGCGGTTTTGAGCAATCGCTATCGGATCGTCGATCACCACGATATTTTAGCGATGGTCGTAACAGAACTTCAAGAGATGGGCGACGGGATGACCATCGCGAGCTGTCAAGTCACCGATGCGCGGATGTATATCAAAGTCGTCAATACCAACATTGAGGACGCAATCTCACTTAACGATCCAGTCCAAGCGGGATTTATCTTATCTAATTCTGAAGTTGGTCTTGGCTCGATTTCAATCGAACCTTTTATACTACGCCTAGCTTGCCTTAACGGTTTAATTTTGAAAGACCGTCGCCAACGCAAAAATCACGTCGGTCGTGTCAGCGAAAATAACGATCTCTATGCGATCGATACTCTCCAAGCGATCGATGATGCCTTTAAGCTGCAACTGCGCGATCTAGTGCGGAATGCGATAAGTATCACAACTTTTCGCGAAGCAGTCGAAGACCTGCAAGTCGCTAAAACTGGCATCATTACTGGTAAGCCTGCTAAAGCGGTCGAATTGACAGCTAAGGCAATCGGACTCAACCAGAGCGAATCTGAGTTCGTACTGAGCCATCTGCTGCGTTCTGGCGACTTGAGCAAGTTTGGAATGCTCAATGCGGTCACGCGATCGGCTGAGGATGTGGAAAGCTACGACCGCGCGACCGAAATCGAGCGACTCGGCTCTGATGTGCTTTATTTACCCTCGACTACTTGGCGCGAGGTTGCTACTGCTAATTAA
- a CDS encoding DUF6932 family protein, with amino-acid sequence MPPFTESGYLPPGIWAMSWVDFWERYGYNSRRANLLSGLTFALKLLVRSNCQTIYIGGSFITNKERPNDIDGCFDGMGIDIGMLDPVFQDIDEQHARFGCELRVDFMSAFQSFLQKNRDGEPIGIVEIDLGNFDITR; translated from the coding sequence ATGCCCCCATTTACAGAGAGCGGCTATCTACCACCTGGAATTTGGGCAATGAGTTGGGTAGATTTTTGGGAGCGATACGGGTACAACTCTCGACGAGCTAACCTCCTGTCTGGCTTGACGTTTGCCCTCAAACTACTAGTTCGCTCTAATTGTCAGACCATCTACATCGGCGGTAGTTTTATCACCAATAAAGAACGACCCAACGACATCGACGGCTGTTTTGACGGGATGGGAATCGATATCGGGATGCTAGATCCAGTTTTTCAAGATATCGACGAACAACATGCCCGCTTTGGCTGTGAGTTACGAGTGGATTTTATGTCAGCATTTCAGAGCTTTTTGCAAAAAAATCGCGATGGAGAGCCAATCGGGATTGTAGAAATCGATCTTGGAAATTTTGATATCACGAGGTAA
- a CDS encoding DUF5895 domain-containing protein: MTTNPENKYLTRQYAATDFSFPYVQGLRGEDPKQYGYFVPLSQANKAGWRDLASDKLTEYAYNTGKTEVGILLQQPRMSITPVCQLGMFDRKASLEDETLVVIGKWDRQYRGDENIGNFQIYLVMFFDERKQPLHDIPLKLVAKGAQQATLSERWQQFCVAVARCQAQAHKVFFSPRNEVFNALCLFQPHLIRKSVGEKTKSPALYVDGYVEPTVDNWQDFFLGTDADLTDMVVGLMNPRPRLLLADPTAGSISLTPAAEPQPQLEAQSAHPNVGIPALDPHPAIDVQSSTVAPDGSGSNEIGTTVNITSEIDTDDIDKIPF; this comes from the coding sequence ATGACCACTAACCCAGAAAACAAGTACTTAACTCGCCAATATGCAGCCACAGATTTCTCGTTTCCTTACGTTCAAGGACTGCGCGGCGAAGATCCCAAACAGTACGGCTATTTCGTGCCCCTCTCCCAAGCTAACAAAGCTGGCTGGCGCGATTTAGCTTCCGACAAACTTACCGAGTATGCCTACAACACTGGCAAAACCGAAGTTGGGATCTTACTTCAACAGCCGCGTATGAGCATCACTCCGGTTTGCCAACTGGGAATGTTCGATCGCAAAGCATCTCTTGAAGACGAGACTCTGGTAGTCATCGGCAAATGGGATCGCCAGTATCGGGGCGACGAGAATATTGGGAACTTCCAAATCTACTTGGTAATGTTCTTCGACGAACGCAAGCAGCCACTCCACGACATTCCCTTGAAGCTAGTGGCAAAAGGCGCACAACAAGCCACTTTATCAGAACGGTGGCAGCAATTCTGCGTAGCCGTAGCGCGGTGTCAGGCTCAGGCACATAAAGTCTTCTTTAGCCCTCGCAATGAAGTCTTTAATGCCTTGTGCTTGTTCCAACCCCACCTGATCCGCAAAAGTGTCGGGGAGAAAACCAAGTCCCCTGCCCTGTATGTGGATGGGTATGTGGAGCCGACAGTCGATAATTGGCAAGATTTCTTTCTCGGCACCGATGCAGATCTCACCGATATGGTGGTGGGCTTAATGAATCCACGTCCCCGTTTGCTACTTGCCGATCCTACTGCTGGGTCGATTTCCCTTACTCCTGCTGCCGAGCCACAACCCCAACTAGAGGCTCAATCCGCTCATCCAAATGTGGGGATTCCAGCTCTCGATCCCCATCCTGCCATCGATGTGCAGTCGTCAACCGTTGCACCCGATGGGTCTGGTTCTAATGAGATTGGCACGACTGTAAATATCACTTCCGAAATCGATACCGACGACATCGATAAAATTCCGTTCTAG
- a CDS encoding helix-turn-helix domain-containing protein has translation MIQNEHQYKVTKGEIDKLQQVIDKLLEQQNIPPSQLAAMQNSFQTQIDRMQLEIQEYDDLKAGKVEITMGSIEDLPKVLIQKRIGLGMTQKELAIKLGIKEQMVQRYEASSYESIGFQRLTEVWNALSASIPNVTVS, from the coding sequence ATGATCCAAAACGAACACCAATATAAAGTTACCAAAGGCGAGATCGATAAGCTGCAACAAGTTATCGATAAATTGCTAGAGCAACAAAATATCCCGCCCAGCCAACTAGCAGCGATGCAAAACAGCTTTCAGACACAGATCGATCGAATGCAACTTGAAATTCAAGAATATGACGATCTCAAAGCGGGGAAGGTCGAAATTACTATGGGATCGATCGAAGATTTACCTAAAGTCTTAATTCAAAAACGGATCGGTTTGGGCATGACACAAAAAGAGCTAGCCATCAAATTAGGCATCAAAGAACAAATGGTGCAAAGATATGAAGCTAGCAGCTATGAATCGATCGGCTTCCAACGATTAACAGAAGTTTGGAATGCTCTGTCTGCATCAATTCCAAACGTGACAGTTAGCTAA
- a CDS encoding tetratricopeptide repeat protein translates to MLEEATILDLESSNSTVQITASTAEDYYRNANVKYYELQDIQGGLSDYDRAIELDPNHALAYSNRGNLKKDNLQDYQGSLADYDRALSLNPHDAVTYYNRALLKNIKQDYQGSLADYDRAIELNLDDADSYNNRAMLKYLELEDLVGAIEDMQIARFLYQQQGNDARSMTAIELISRFRSKIDRSGLQVGFLKARWRSLSERESTEEG, encoded by the coding sequence ATGTTAGAAGAAGCAACTATTCTTGACCTAGAAAGCTCTAATTCTACCGTTCAAATCACTGCGAGTACTGCTGAAGATTATTATCGCAACGCTAATGTCAAATATTACGAGCTTCAAGATATTCAGGGTGGATTGTCCGATTACGATCGTGCCATTGAATTAGACCCCAACCATGCCCTCGCTTACAGCAATCGCGGCAACCTGAAAAAAGATAATCTCCAAGATTACCAAGGGTCGCTTGCTGATTACGATCGCGCACTTTCTCTCAATCCGCACGATGCTGTTACTTACTACAACCGCGCCCTGCTGAAGAATATCAAGCAGGATTACCAAGGGTCGCTTGCCGACTACGATCGCGCGATCGAACTCAATCTTGATGATGCCGATAGCTATAACAATCGAGCGATGCTCAAGTACCTAGAGCTAGAGGATTTAGTCGGAGCGATTGAGGATATGCAGATCGCTCGATTTCTATATCAGCAGCAGGGAAATGATGCCCGATCGATGACCGCGATCGAGTTGATCTCACGGTTTCGATCGAAAATCGATCGTTCGGGGTTACAGGTAGGTTTCTTGAAGGCGCGTTGGCGTAGCCTCTCGGAACGAGAATCGACAGAAGAAGGTTAA
- a CDS encoding DUF6088 family protein: MPTFSVSQTLSRLVKAGVLERVSKGLYYRPRITRFGRSHPTQSEIQSLPIPQIVLPAGISAANLLGLSTQNAVRGEFATTAASVPRKILGTRARIHTSRPADWNSLSPTNAALLDLLRSRGKFSELSDAQT; this comes from the coding sequence TTGCCCACATTTTCCGTCAGCCAAACCTTATCCCGACTGGTCAAAGCCGGAGTATTAGAGCGCGTCAGTAAAGGTTTGTACTACCGCCCCCGCATCACTCGCTTCGGTCGCTCTCATCCCACCCAGAGCGAGATTCAATCCCTACCAATCCCTCAAATCGTCCTGCCTGCGGGGATTAGCGCGGCAAACCTCTTAGGCTTGAGTACCCAAAATGCCGTGCGCGGCGAATTTGCCACCACCGCTGCCAGCGTCCCCCGCAAAATTCTCGGTACCCGCGCCCGCATCCATACCAGCCGCCCAGCAGACTGGAACTCCCTATCTCCCACCAACGCCGCCCTGCTCGACTTACTCAGATCCAGGGGTAAATTTAGCGAACTATCCGACGCACAAACCTAG
- a CDS encoding single-stranded DNA-binding protein codes for MRKITIGTDLEINGIEDGGVVAIENPLGSGARENFWSFGWAKRLLSLIAVESVFLHSRSIVTKRGQSGMSRIALVFLFEEFLMLVTLSGYIGRAVSTSNTPLPDGSGFAPVSEVPLGVRIAEGVTDWYLLKFTNEAGLRAAQFIVKNAQVAVVGDLAFEDWIDPNQVLRSKPVVTISDWQLERLPKSA; via the coding sequence TTGAGAAAGATTACTATTGGCACTGACCTGGAGATTAACGGGATCGAGGACGGTGGCGTAGTGGCGATCGAAAACCCGCTCGGATCGGGTGCAAGAGAAAATTTTTGGTCGTTTGGCTGGGCTAAACGTTTGCTATCACTAATCGCTGTAGAGTCTGTATTTTTGCATTCTAGATCGATCGTTACTAAGCGTGGACAATCCGGCATGAGCCGGATTGCTTTAGTGTTTCTTTTTGAGGAATTTCTAATGCTAGTTACCCTCTCTGGCTATATTGGTCGCGCCGTTTCTACCTCTAATACTCCGCTGCCCGATGGTTCCGGCTTTGCGCCAGTTTCCGAAGTACCGCTTGGCGTTCGCATCGCTGAAGGTGTCACTGATTGGTACCTGCTCAAGTTTACCAATGAGGCGGGGCTTCGTGCCGCTCAATTCATCGTCAAAAATGCCCAGGTTGCCGTAGTTGGCGACTTGGCATTCGAGGATTGGATCGACCCTAACCAAGTTCTTCGTTCCAAGCCCGTCGTTACTATTTCGGATTGGCAGTTAGAAAGATTGCCCAAATCCGCTTAG
- a CDS encoding siphovirus Gp157 family protein, which translates to MPSLINLESQRDRLVEEIMELAESTSAEEIAGATDSDGADELIVKFNELEAAIADKVDAIVATIAAQKGDIAYLKSRRDEFNRAIDLKIKALEKFENYLKLIIAERPNAQLKGKDATIKIVKNGGVQPIWLNPDIEERNFPPDLVAITTTYKVDRQAVLKKLAESGEDNLVVDGEQIACLQPRGTHLRIG; encoded by the coding sequence ATGCCATCACTAATTAACTTGGAATCCCAACGCGATCGACTCGTCGAGGAAATTATGGAGCTTGCCGAATCGACCTCTGCTGAAGAAATTGCAGGTGCGACGGACTCAGACGGGGCTGACGAACTAATCGTCAAATTTAATGAATTGGAAGCTGCCATTGCGGATAAAGTCGATGCGATTGTGGCGACGATTGCCGCCCAAAAAGGCGACATTGCCTACCTAAAATCGCGCCGCGACGAATTTAATCGTGCGATCGATCTCAAAATTAAGGCACTTGAAAAATTTGAGAACTATCTAAAGTTGATTATTGCCGAGCGACCCAATGCCCAGCTTAAAGGTAAGGATGCGACAATTAAGATTGTCAAAAATGGCGGAGTTCAACCCATTTGGCTCAATCCAGATATCGAGGAGCGAAACTTTCCTCCCGATTTGGTCGCGATTACCACGACTTATAAAGTCGATCGTCAAGCCGTACTTAAAAAGTTAGCTGAATCTGGAGAAGATAATTTGGTAGTAGATGGCGAACAAATTGCTTGTCTACAACCAAGGGGGACACACCTACGGATTGGTTGA
- a CDS encoding HU family DNA-binding protein has translation MSIDKQELVRRVSQRVERETGMVETVIDATLEEIYESLQHGDSVSLRNFGTFYVRVEPKCWVFKFNPSQRLRKLFGWASTSKT, from the coding sequence ATGTCTATTGATAAACAGGAACTAGTCCGCCGCGTGTCCCAACGAGTCGAGCGAGAAACTGGCATGGTGGAAACGGTCATCGATGCGACGCTCGAAGAAATTTATGAATCACTCCAACATGGCGATAGTGTCTCGTTGCGGAACTTTGGGACTTTTTACGTCAGGGTCGAGCCGAAATGTTGGGTGTTTAAGTTTAACCCTTCTCAACGATTGCGGAAGTTATTTGGTTGGGCTTCTACTTCCAAAACATGA